In the genome of Mesorhizobium sp. NBSH29, the window CGTCCATCGACGACAGTCCACGCCCACGCTGCTTCGCCTGCCCCATCAGATCTCCCCAGGCAAGCGCGACCATTTCGTTCACGGGCAAAATCCTGTGCTCGAAGCGCATTGGCAGGTCACGCGCCAGCCAATCGGCAAGCGCGCCTCGTTTGCGGCCGTCATCCATGAGGGCGACCCCGCGCCGGATTTCGGCGATCGACACAACGCTGATGAAACAGCGATCTTCATCGAGACTGTCGAGCCACTCCAGAACCCTAGGTTCGGGAGCAGGCTTAGTCACTTCGGACAGGATATTGGTATCGAGAAGAAGCTTCACAGGGGGAAATCACGCGGTTCGTCATCAAGCCGCGTGATGTCCAGATCAGTGCCGCGCAGCGGCGATGCCAGCAGAAATTCTGCAAGCGTTCCTTTGCGGGCCGTTTTGCGCTGCCATTCCTCCGCCGAGACCACAACTACGCTGGGTTTGCCATTGCGGGTAATGGTCTGAGGTGCGGACTGCGCGCGCTCAATAACCTCCGACAGCCGGGCTTTGGCTCCCGCGACAGTCCATTTGGTAACGTCCTTGGGTGCAGATAGCATAAGGGTATCCATGACCATTGTGACTATCTTGACTATAGTGATTGTACCAACGGGCTGCAAGGACAGAAGGAAGAGGCTGTTATCAGCCATATTTCTCCAGAAACGCCTCTGCCGACAGCGCGCGGAAATCATCCAGGGCGGCGCGGATGGCTTGATGATCCCAGTCCCACCATGCCAATTGCTGATAGCGTTCGGCGGTTTTTGAGTCGAAGCGGGGGCGGATGAGTTTGGCCGGCACACCACCGACAATCGTGTAGGGAGCGACATTTTTCGACACGACGGCACCGGCACCAATCGCTGCGCCATCGCCGATGGTGACGCCCGGCAAAATGGTGACGCCGTGACCAAGCCAGGTGTCGTGCCCGATGGTGACCTTGTGGTCGCGCCGCCATTTGAAGAAATCTTCTTCATGGCTGGCATCTGGCCAATAGTCCGAGGCGCGGTAGGTGAAGTGGTGCAGTGTTGGCCGCCATGTCGGGTGATTGGTGGCGTTGATGCGCACCGATGCGGCGATGTTGGAGAATTTGCCGATCTCGGCACACCAGATCATGCTGTCGCGCTCGACATAGGAATAATCGCCCAGCGTCGTTTCGCTGATGCGGGCGCGCTCACCCACTTCGGTGTAGCGGCCAAGCTTGCTCTCGCTCACATCGGCGCCCGGATGGATGGTGGGGTTTTCGGAGAGCTTCATGCTCATGCGGCAAGCTTTCCCGGTGCGAAATCGGTGACATCAATCGTGCGGTCAGCCACTGCCTCACGCACATCTGCATCGTGGAAAATACCCAGAAGCGCCACGCCGGCCTGTTTTTTCTGGGCGATGAGCGCAATCACCACATCGCGGTTTTTAGCATCCAGCGAAGCGGTCGGTTCATCCAGCAAAAGCACCGGATGATCGGTGATGAAGCCGCGCGCAATGTTGACGCGCTGCTGCTCGCCGCCGGAGAAAGTGGCAGGCGGCAAAGACCAGAGCCGTTCTGGTAAATTGAGCTGCGCCAGAAGTTCTGCGGCGCGCAAACGAGCCGCATCACGCTCCACGCCACGGGCCACCAGCGGTTCGGCCACCACATCAAGGGCGGCCACGCGCGGCACGGTGCGCAGGAACTGGCTGACATAGCCAATCGTGTCGCGACGCACTTCCAAAATGGTGCGCGGGGCAGCCTTTGCGAGATCGACCAGCTGGCCTTTGTGCGTGATGATGACCTGGCCTTGATCGACCGTGTAATTGCCATAGACCATTTTCAGAATGGATGATTTTCCGGCACCCGACGGGCCGCCCAGAACCGCACATTCGCCGGCGCGGATGGAGAAGGAAACATTATCAACCACCGGCAGCGTGATGCCATCACGCAAATGCATGGTGAAGCTTTTGGCGACTTCGGAAACGACGAGAGGGGTTGCCATTTTCAGACCTGCAGGATGGATGAAACAAGGAGCTGGGTGTAGGGCGCGCGGGGATCATCCAGCACGCGGTCGGTGAGGCCGGCCTCAACAACATGGCCATCTTTCATGACCATCATGCGCTGAGATAGAAGCCGCGCCACTGCCAGATCATGGGTGACGACAATCGCTGCCAGACCAAGATCTGTGACCAGCCCGCGCAAAAGATCAAGCAAGCGCGCCTGCACCGAAACATCCAGCCCGCCCGTTGGCTCGTCCATGAAAACCAGACGCGGATTGGTGACAAGATTGCGGGCAATCTGCAGCCTTTGGCGCATGCCGCCGGAAAAGGCACGCGGTTGATCATCAACACGGTCTTCGGCAATTTCCACCCTTCCCAGCCAGTCAATGGCGGTGGAGCGGATATTGCCATAGTGACGGTCGCCCACGGCCATCAACCGCTCACCGACATTAGCCCCGGCAGATACTGTCATGCGCAGGCCGTCTGCCGGGTTCTGGTGGACAAAGCCCCAATCGGTGCGCATGAGAAAGCGCCGCTCGGCCTCGCTCATGCGGTAAAGGTCGCGCCACTGGTCGTCACGCATCCGGTAGGAGGCGGTGCCGGAAGTTGGCATCAACCGCGTGGCAAGACAGTTTAAAAGCGTGGTTTTGCCGGAGCCGGATTCACCGACAACGGCCAGCACTTCGCCCGGATAAAGCTCGAACGAGACGTCCTCGCAGCCAATGCGCGAGCCATAATATTTGGACAGGCCGGTGACGCGCAGAAGGGGTTCATCGCTCATTTTGCTGCTCCTTCAACAGCCACGCCCAGCGTGCCGACATGGCCATCTTCACGGCGCTTTTCACAATGATCCGTATCCGAGCACACAAACATGTGGCCGCCATGATCGTCCAGGATCACCTCATCGAGATAGACCTGCTCTGCCCCGCATAGGGCGCAGGGCTGGTCGAAGGTCTGCACCTCGAAGGGATGATCTTCAAAGTCGAGGCTGACCACATTGGTGAAGGGCGGAATGGCATAAATGCGCTTTTCGCGCCCTGCGCCAAACAGCTGCAGCGCCGGCGACATATGCATCTTCGGATTGTCGAATTTGGGCGTCGGCGAAGGGTCCATGACATAGCGCCCCTCAACCTTGACCGGATAATCATACGTCGTGGCGATATGGCCGTGGCGGGCGATATCCTCGTAAAGCTTCACATGCATCAGGCCATATTCTTCCAGCGCGTGCATTTTGCGGGTTTCGGTTTCGCGTGGCTCCAGAAAGCGCAATGGCTCTGGAATGGGCACCTGATACACCAAAGTCTGGCCAGCCTTGAGCGGCAGTTCGGGAATGCGGTGGCGGGTCTGGATGATGGTGGCTTTTGCGGTTTCGGTGGTGACGGCAATCTGCGCCACCTTGACGAAGAAGGCCCGGATGGAGACGGCATTGGTGGTGTCGTCAGCCCCCTGGTCGATCACTTTCAACACATCATCTGGCCCCAGAATAGCGGCTGTCACCTGCACGCCGCCGGTGCCCCAGCCATAGGGCATAGGCATTTCGCGGCTGGCAAACGGCACCTGATAGCCGGGAATAGCAATGCCCTTGAGGATGGCGCGGCGGATCATCCGCTTGGTCTGCTCATCGAGATAGGCGAAATTATATTGCGCTATGTCCTGTGGCGCGTTCATTCCGCAGCCTCCTTGAGTTGGTCACCGCTGGCTGCGCGCTCATGCTCTGTGCGCATGCGGCGCACGAGATCCAGCTCGGCCTGGAAATCCACATAATGGGGCAGTTTGAGATGTTCGACGAAGCCGGTTGCCTGCACATTGTCAGAGTGCGAAATCACAAACTCCTCATCCTGTGCAGGCGCAGATATATCCTCGCCCATTTCGCGCGCGCGCAGCGAACGGTCGCAGAGTGACATGGACATGGCCTTGCGTTCGGACTGGCCAAACACCAGCCCATAGCCACGGGTGAATTGCGGCGGCGCCTTTGCTGAGCCGGCAAACTGATTCACCATCTGGCACTCCGTCACACGAATGCGGCCAAGCGGAACGGCAAAGGGAAGCTCCGGCACATCCAGCTCCAGCTCCACCTCGCCAATGCGAATTTCACCGACAAAGGGATGGGTGCGGCCAAAGCCCCGCTGGGTGGAATAACCAAGCGCCAGAAGAAAGCCTTCATCGCCGCGTGACAGCGCCTGAAGGCGCACATCGCGCTCCATCGGAAATTCCATCGGCGTGCGGGTAATATCGCCTGTGGCGTGGTCATCGGCCATCGCGCCATCTGGCTCGATCAGGCCTTCCTGTGCCAGAATTTGCGATACACGCGGCATTGGCTCAGTGGGCACATTGCGCTGCTCTGGCGTTTCAGGCTCAGTGCCCATTGCAAGCTCCGGGTCGAGCAGGCGGTGCGTGTAATCGAATGTCGGGCCCAGAAGCTGGCCACCCGGCAGATCCTTATAGGTGGCCGAAACGCGGCGCTCTATATGCATGGCGGCGGTGTCGATCGGGTTGGTATAGCCAAAACGCGGCAGCGTGGTGCGGTAGGCGCGCACCAGAAAGATTGCCTCGATCAGATCTCCACGCGCCTGAATGACGGCAAGCGCTGCCAGCTCACGATCATAGAGCGAGCCTTCCGCCATTGTGCGGTCCACGGCCAGGCCAAGCTGCTCGACAATCTGGTCGATGCGCAGGGCCGGCACCGAGCGGTCGCCGCGCCGCCGATCTGCCAAAAGCGCATGTGCATTGTGAATGGCGGCTTCACCGCCTTTAACTGCGACATACATGGATCAGCTCTCCATCGTCTTGATGCGGGTGGTGCGCGGCAGGCAGGCAATGCCTTCAGGGCCGGTTAGAATAATATCTACCCCGCGCGGAAAACGGCCCTTGTTCTGCTTCCATTGTTCAACGAAATGGCGCGGCATGGGGGTTGGTGCCGCCATTGCCATGCGTTCAATGCCAGGGCCTTCCAGCAATAATTCCGGGCCCGAAACGAGGCTTTCCAGCTGGAGGATCAGCGTGGTTGAACGGTCTGGATATTCCTGTGTGCCCTGGGCAAAATTTTCCAGCGCCATAAGGGTGGAAGGGCGCGACACAAGAGCAAAATGCGCATCTGCCGGCGTGGTGGCAATGGGCGCGCCGGTGTGGAAGCCGAGCCACGTTTTAACCGCGCTGTTGAGCGTCAATTCAGGATCAAGCCAAAGCGGCGTGTCATGATCGCACAATGTCAGCGCGACAGCACCGGCAAGTGCTGCCAATGGCGCGGGAGGGCTGGCGAGGCCGGCGACAGATTGCACGGTGCCGGGGCGCGCCATGCCATCCATGACGGCACGAAACACCAATTGCGCGTCGAATACGGGAGCGGCAAAACCGCCTTCAATTGCCTGTGCGTCGCTCATCAAT includes:
- a CDS encoding type II toxin-antitoxin system VapC family toxin, encoding MKLLLDTNILSEVTKPAPEPRVLEWLDSLDEDRCFISVVSIAEIRRGVALMDDGRKRGALADWLARDLPMRFEHRILPVNEMVALAWGDLMGQAKQRGRGLSSMDGLIAATAFSNNLTLATRNIKDFDGFGLKLFDPWAA
- a CDS encoding type II toxin-antitoxin system Phd/YefM family antitoxin, producing the protein MLSAPKDVTKWTVAGAKARLSEVIERAQSAPQTITRNGKPSVVVVSAEEWQRKTARKGTLAEFLLASPLRGTDLDITRLDDEPRDFPL
- a CDS encoding DapH/DapD/GlmU-related protein encodes the protein MSMKLSENPTIHPGADVSESKLGRYTEVGERARISETTLGDYSYVERDSMIWCAEIGKFSNIAASVRINATNHPTWRPTLHHFTYRASDYWPDASHEEDFFKWRRDHKVTIGHDTWLGHGVTILPGVTIGDGAAIGAGAVVSKNVAPYTIVGGVPAKLIRPRFDSKTAERYQQLAWWDWDHQAIRAALDDFRALSAEAFLEKYG
- the phnL gene encoding phosphonate C-P lyase system protein PhnL, producing the protein MATPLVVSEVAKSFTMHLRDGITLPVVDNVSFSIRAGECAVLGGPSGAGKSSILKMVYGNYTVDQGQVIITHKGQLVDLAKAAPRTILEVRRDTIGYVSQFLRTVPRVAALDVVAEPLVARGVERDAARLRAAELLAQLNLPERLWSLPPATFSGGEQQRVNIARGFITDHPVLLLDEPTASLDAKNRDVVIALIAQKKQAGVALLGIFHDADVREAVADRTIDVTDFAPGKLAA
- the phnK gene encoding phosphonate C-P lyase system protein PhnK; translated protein: MSDEPLLRVTGLSKYYGSRIGCEDVSFELYPGEVLAVVGESGSGKTTLLNCLATRLMPTSGTASYRMRDDQWRDLYRMSEAERRFLMRTDWGFVHQNPADGLRMTVSAGANVGERLMAVGDRHYGNIRSTAIDWLGRVEIAEDRVDDQPRAFSGGMRQRLQIARNLVTNPRLVFMDEPTGGLDVSVQARLLDLLRGLVTDLGLAAIVVTHDLAVARLLSQRMMVMKDGHVVEAGLTDRVLDDPRAPYTQLLVSSILQV
- a CDS encoding alpha-D-ribose 1-methylphosphonate 5-phosphate C-P-lyase PhnJ, yielding MNAPQDIAQYNFAYLDEQTKRMIRRAILKGIAIPGYQVPFASREMPMPYGWGTGGVQVTAAILGPDDVLKVIDQGADDTTNAVSIRAFFVKVAQIAVTTETAKATIIQTRHRIPELPLKAGQTLVYQVPIPEPLRFLEPRETETRKMHALEEYGLMHVKLYEDIARHGHIATTYDYPVKVEGRYVMDPSPTPKFDNPKMHMSPALQLFGAGREKRIYAIPPFTNVVSLDFEDHPFEVQTFDQPCALCGAEQVYLDEVILDDHGGHMFVCSDTDHCEKRREDGHVGTLGVAVEGAAK
- a CDS encoding carbon-phosphorus lyase complex subunit PhnI: MYVAVKGGEAAIHNAHALLADRRRGDRSVPALRIDQIVEQLGLAVDRTMAEGSLYDRELAALAVIQARGDLIEAIFLVRAYRTTLPRFGYTNPIDTAAMHIERRVSATYKDLPGGQLLGPTFDYTHRLLDPELAMGTEPETPEQRNVPTEPMPRVSQILAQEGLIEPDGAMADDHATGDITRTPMEFPMERDVRLQALSRGDEGFLLALGYSTQRGFGRTHPFVGEIRIGEVELELDVPELPFAVPLGRIRVTECQMVNQFAGSAKAPPQFTRGYGLVFGQSERKAMSMSLCDRSLRAREMGEDISAPAQDEEFVISHSDNVQATGFVEHLKLPHYVDFQAELDLVRRMRTEHERAASGDQLKEAAE
- the phnH gene encoding phosphonate C-P lyase system protein PhnH, with the translated sequence MSDAQAIEGGFAAPVFDAQLVFRAVMDGMARPGTVQSVAGLASPPAPLAALAGAVALTLCDHDTPLWLDPELTLNSAVKTWLGFHTGAPIATTPADAHFALVSRPSTLMALENFAQGTQEYPDRSTTLILQLESLVSGPELLLEGPGIERMAMAAPTPMPRHFVEQWKQNKGRFPRGVDIILTGPEGIACLPRTTRIKTMES